Proteins encoded together in one Bradyrhizobium sp. CB82 window:
- a CDS encoding SDR family oxidoreductase gives MNELDFSSKQVLVVGGSSGIGNGIAQAFRAKGAQVAVCGTRAHAKDYAPEEGSDLTGLVYAQLDVSDARAIEAFKPSFERLDVLVLAQGAVIYRRGEFEMAGFRRVLEVNLMSLMACATRFQPALRDSGGSLIIISSTAAYHSTMGNPAYNASKTGAVGLTRTLGEAWAEHGIRVNGIAPGLVDTKMTKVTTSNPQRLEGALSRIPLRRLGTPADMAGAALFLASPLSSYIIGQTIVVDGGLIL, from the coding sequence ATGAACGAGCTCGATTTCTCAAGCAAGCAGGTACTGGTCGTCGGTGGTTCCAGCGGTATCGGCAACGGCATCGCACAGGCCTTTCGTGCCAAGGGCGCGCAGGTCGCGGTCTGCGGGACCCGCGCACATGCGAAGGATTACGCGCCGGAAGAAGGCTCGGATCTCACCGGTCTTGTTTACGCCCAACTCGATGTCAGCGATGCCAGGGCGATCGAAGCGTTCAAGCCGTCGTTTGAACGTCTCGACGTGCTGGTGCTGGCACAGGGCGCAGTGATCTATCGCCGCGGCGAATTCGAGATGGCGGGCTTCCGTAGGGTACTCGAAGTCAATCTCATGAGCCTGATGGCCTGTGCCACGCGCTTTCAGCCCGCGCTGCGGGATTCGGGGGGATCACTGATCATCATCTCGTCGACTGCGGCCTATCACTCCACCATGGGCAATCCAGCCTACAATGCCTCGAAGACCGGCGCCGTCGGATTGACGCGGACGCTCGGCGAGGCCTGGGCCGAGCACGGCATCCGCGTCAACGGCATCGCGCCGGGGCTCGTCGATACCAAGATGACCAAAGTCACGACCTCCAATCCCCAGCGGCTCGAGGGCGCACTGTCACGGATTCCGCTGCGGCGATTGGGTACGCCGGCTGATATGGCCGGCGCAGCCTTGTTCCTGGCCTCGCCGCTATCGTCCTACATCATCGGCCAGACCATCGTCGTCGACGGCGGGCTCATTCTCTAA